From the Phycisphaeraceae bacterium genome, the window TGGCAGGTCCCCTTCGCGTGTGTGGCGGGGTCGTTCATTCGCCCCGCGTTACGCACATGAAGCCATGACATCGGGTAACATGCAAGCGGAATTCGCTGCCTTTCCGCTGGAATCTGCAGATTGTGCACAAGTCCCGCCGCATGTGGGCAAAGGAGGCTATCTGTGTCCGAACACATGCCCGAGATCGCGGACCAAGCCGCTCAGGATGGTGCGCCAGCACGCCGCGGTGCAATGGCCGTCTGTGTGATCAAGTAGCGAAGTCGCGACTCACATGATCAATCAGGCTTCATCTTGAGCCTTTGCGCCAGCGCCCATTGCCGCCAAGTGTCGGATTCGCCGCGCAGGGCGATGTCGTCGAGCAGGGCTGGGGTGCGGTCGTCGGTGCGGCCGGTGCGCAGTTGCAGCCGGGCCAGGGCTTGAGCGCTCTGGATGTGGCCGGGGAAGACCGCCAGCGCGGTGTCGTAGGCGGCGAGGGCTTCATCGGTGCGGCCGGCACGTTCGAGGGTCAGGGCGAGGTTCATGCGGGGGTCGGGGTGGCCGGGCATGAGCTTGCGCGCCCACTCAAACTCCGAAGCCGCCTCGTAAAGCATGCCGCGCGACAGATACACGATGCCGAGGTTGTTGTGGGCCGGGCCGTAGTAGAGATCCGCCGTGAGCGCCTCACGCAGAAGTCGCTCAGCCTTGTCGGGATGCCGCTCCATCTGCTCGATGGCCTGCTCGGTCAGCTGCTGCGCGAGCACCGTGTTGCGAGAGACTTCGGATGGTGTTGCATAGGGGCTGCTGACGGGTTGTTGCTGCGCCGAGCAGCCGCCGAGCAGCATCAGCAGGACCACGCAGCATCCACTCATGGTGCGGCTCATCGAGCATCCTGCCTTTCGCGCGCTTCGTGCGCGATCATGGTGAGTACTGCCAGCACCGCCATGTCGCCGCCGTGCGCGGCGTCCGATCGCTGCGGTCTCAGATCGATCGCCGCGATCACCCATTGCGGCTCTTCGGCTCGCCACAGATTCAGGAATCGGCCCAGATCGCGGAGCGATGGTGCCTGGAGCGTCAACGTTGCGCGGCGCTGCACGGCTTGAGACGTGCCTAGCGCTTTGAGCACGCGCTCGGATTCGGGCGAGACATTCATGATAGCGCTGCTGGCCAGACCCGCCCGAGCCGCGACCGACGCGATGCGAGTGGTCAGAAGACGATCTGACGCTGGCGCGTCGGCCTCGGGCAGTGAGCGCAGCGCTTCGATATGTCTGGCGATGTCCTGCACCCGCGCCTGCGTCGCGCTTGCCTGCTCGTGTGCCGCTCGCCAGCGCGGGATGGTGCCAAGCAACATGGTGACCGATGCCATGATCGCGACGATCCAGATCAGGACAATGCTGCGGGTCATGGGCCAGCCTCCGCGCGGCGCGAGCGGGTGGCGTCGGGCCTCAGGCGCAGGGCGATGCGCGACAAGCCGCGGGCGCTGCTGAGGCGAGGCTCTTCGAGACGCCAGCCTGCGGGGGCCGAGATCGCTTCAAGCAGAGTCGCTGGATCGGCCGAGGTCGAGACCGCGATCTGGATATCGGCCTCGGCGACATTGATCGATTCGACAAAGGCATCGGTCGCATCGGGCCAGGCTGAGAGCACCAGCGCCAGCGCGATCGTTGCATCGGCGGGCAGCGAAAGGGCCGAGGCGAGCTGCAGGCGATCCTGACGCTGGGCGAGTTCACGCTCGAGAGCCTCCGCATCGACGTTGGCGGCCTGGAGCATCTGCTCGATGGCTGTCTGGCCACGGTTGGCGCTGGCGTGATGCGACTGCGCACGCCGCTCAAGCCCGAGCGCCATCATCGCTGCGCACAGCAGCAGCGTTGCGGCGTACACGGTGTGTCGGACGGTGCGCTGCCGAGTCAGGCTGCGCGGTGCAAACCGACCGACCAGAAAGTTCAGACGCGATGGATCGAGGTCGCTGTCGAGCCACTCGGGCAGCGTTGCAGGTTGCAGCGAGATGACGTCTCGTCCCGATGGGTCGGACCAGACGTGTTGGATGTCTGACGCAGAGACCGCGCAGACGATGGTCTGGCCACGCCCGTCGCGCGCTGCCACCATAGACAGCGTGTCGGCATCGCTCGGGATGTCGGCTGCGGCCTCGTGAAGCAGGCCCGCAGCCGCCGGGCCATCCTTGCACCGCACCGGCCACTCCACGACCGACCAGAAGCAGCGCTGCGGCGACCAGGTCACGATGCGCTCGCTGCTCATGACCCGCCTCCGGCAAGCAACAAGGCCACCGTGCGCTCCCCATCGCGCACCACGATGCCCAAGCGGTCGATCGACTCGATGATCCGCCCGCGCGCAATCTCCTGCCCCACACCGACCGAGACCAGCACATCGCGATCCGGGTCATAGAGCACAGCGCGCGGCGATCCGGCCTCATCGACGATCGCGATGAGTTGCAGTTTTAGTGGCGGGGGCGGCGGCAGCGGTTTGGGCGCTGCGACCTCGACCGGCGGCGGAGCGACATACCAGATCGGGACGCCAAAGGCCGACAGGTCCAGTGGCTCGAGTTGAAGACCGTGCGCTAGGCCAGCCACCTCATCGGTCCTGATCACGACCTCGCCCGATGGCAACGGCCAGAGCGACCAGACCAGAGCGGTCAGCACCGCGCCCGCGCACACCGCAGCGTGCCTCACCCAGCGCGGCGAGCGCAGCGTCCCGTGCTCCCTCATGTCTCAAGCTCCTCGCTCGCGTCGATGACGCGCGAGAGCTCGGCCTGCGTCGACACGCCTGAAGCCACCAGCGACAGCCCGTGCTCATGCAACGTGCGCATCCCGCGCGAGCGGGCCAGCGCCAGGATCTCGTTGGCCGGGGCGCGGTTGCTGATCATCGAGCGCAGCGCGGTATCCAGCACCAGCAGCTCAAAGAGCCCCGTCCGGCCCTCAAAGCCCGTCATCAGGCACGCCTCGCACCCGCGCCCGTCGCAGGCACCGTGCACCGTCCGCACCAGCCGCTGCGCCAAGACCGCACAGAGCGATGATGACACCAGAAACGGCTCGACGCCCAGATCAAGCAGACGCGCGATCGCACTGGCTGAATCGCTCGTGTGCAAGGTCGAGAGCACCAGATGCCCCGTCAGACTCGCCTGCACCGCAATGCGGGCCGTCTCCTCGTCGCGGATCTCGCCGACCATGATCACATCAGGATCCTGCCGCAAAATGTGCCGCAGCCCCGTGGCAAACGTGACATTCTTCTTCGGATCGACCTGCGTCTGGCTGATCGCAAGCCCGGCTCCCGAGAGGTCATACTCGACCGGGTCTTCGACCGTGACCATGTTGAGTTCGCAGCCGCGCATCGAGCCGCCCGCGTTGGTGGCGCTGATCCACGCCAGGCTCGCGTACAGCGTCGTCGTCTTGCCGCTGCCCGTGGGCCCCGTCGAGAGCACGATGCCGCTGGTGCGCGCGATCTGCGCCAGGTACGCACGCTCAA encodes:
- a CDS encoding tetratricopeptide repeat protein, which translates into the protein MSRTMSGCCVVLLMLLGGCSAQQQPVSSPYATPSEVSRNTVLAQQLTEQAIEQMERHPDKAERLLREALTADLYYGPAHNNLGIVYLSRGMLYEAASEFEWARKLMPGHPDPRMNLALTLERAGRTDEALAAYDTALAVFPGHIQSAQALARLQLRTGRTDDRTPALLDDIALRGESDTWRQWALAQRLKMKPD